A segment of the Diachasmimorpha longicaudata isolate KC_UGA_2023 chromosome 5, iyDiaLong2, whole genome shotgun sequence genome:
CAATTTCACGATTGATcagttttcaattaatatccGGAGAGGTGGCAAACAAAAACTTTTGTTACAGCTTTGTTTATATCTTTAGGAGCTGATATCGCTATCTAGACATAAATCGTTTTACTGCTTCGCTACTGAGATAATCAGTACATAATTGCGCAACCAGCCCTGATAGAGacgaaaagaatttttaaaaaaacgtaataaatttgaaattaagaTGAAGAAAATGTTAGATCTACCAGGTGATTAAggggaaaattgtaaattttcataGAGGTATAGTATGTAAGTAGAATTCCCTTTGGAATGGAAATAATACATAAGAAATCACAGGAAACAAGTTTGATATATACAAAGGAAAGACTCTGCAGCAGATAGTTTACCAGTAAAGTCTCCCGGTAAAATacttattttgaattttacagTTGTTAGAAAACTAAGATAATCTTAacgatattttccatttcatcgatgatagagggaaaaataatgcaaTTTCCAACGTTGACATTGTGAAGTAGCCATTGtcatgtttttttaaaaagataatTAGTTCGTAGCGTGTACGTCCAACCacttttttctataaaagttTTTATACCAACCGAAACGTTATCCACGTATGACCCGCACTGATATCCAATTGTAAGAAATTTGTAGTTTCttatattgaatttaaaatgagGAGAGTTTTTCCCCCCCGTTCTATTCTCGATAAATCCCAGATAGCAAGATGTCGACAATTGATCGTTGTTACCTCTGAATTTTGATGGAAATGTCAAAATTATAAATCACCATTAATACGACAGTGCTGACAGTTTGAGGGACACGATTGTGCAGTAAATTCAGGAATGAGACGGTAGAACGGTTCAAGCTGACTCAGCTCCGTGTGAATTTTCTAGAAATATCTCTAAATATAACGAAGCTCACggaatttccattaaaaaaattttgtaaagtgaATGGGCTAGATACTTTTTACCGTTTCGTCAGTGAATTGAAGGAGAAATTTGACTGAAGGACAAACAATGATGATCCTTGAGTTTGTTTGCATTcgactgaaaaattttcgattcgCGTGCCAAGATAATCAGTATCATGCCATACTTTAGTTTGCCCTGTGACTCTCCCGAAATTGACATTTCAGTGAAAATGCAGAAAAATCTGCATGTATATCAATTTAGTAATTTTATCAGTGTTCTCAGCagacagatgaaaaaaataataacagagTAAAAGTTTGTAAAGTGTCGTGAGGCTCGGCATAAGAAAGATTTCACCAAATCTGTGATATAGCGCAAACACACCTCAAAGTTTTGatactgaattttcaaattgtacGGGCCCCACGACATTGACGTCCAGATGATCTCATCATTACTGATTCACCAGAATATTTTCCGCACTGAAGCgaagagtagaaaaaaaagaaggaatatttttattcaaggaTTAATTGTCGTCAGAACCAATCCATAATTTGCCATTACACACGGTTCGATGATAAACATAATATATTTCCTGATGGATTGACAAAGAAACAAATAATTCATAGAGAATACGATTGTTCATCACGATTGTTCATGTACCAAAGCTTATTACTGTATTTGTGGAGTAATTTAATGATTACTTTGTATATCGCTGTATTAATTACCTACCATTGTCGTAAAATGCTTAtgcaaattaaatatttaaatatattatgTATAATACTTCAACCAATCATGACAATTTTGCTGACAATTCATCATTATTGTGATAGAATTGAGGCTTTCAATGACGGACAAATGAATcttcatttttgtttcatgAGTTGCTCTCttggttttaaaaaatatagacaATTCTCAATGATAGGGAGACATATGATACCGTGCCATTGACATTAGAGCGATAAAGATCGACCCGTTCACAGACGAAAATGATTTCAATCGATATTATTTCAAAAGTGCATGTGAGatagtgaataattttttcttttgaggAAGAACAAATGAATTCCATGAGAGAAACGAGAAATTACGAGATTGAATTTTCTTGCGTagataatttataatcaatGGACGtaaattaatgatgaaaaatgaaaataagtgGTACATAATACATTGTACATTAAATATACATCATCTCGGCCATATGTGACATTTTCTTTGGGATATGAACGAATTCTTCAAAGTAACTGGCAAGCTCATCGATGGTAACGTCACAAGGTGGTGATATTCTTGCTTGCACCGAGCATGTATTTGGGCTTGTCGATTGGCCAGATGTTGATGAAGTTGGTTCATTACTATTATTACTACCACCACCCGAAGCGCTCCTCAAACTTGGCATAGTATTGCTTCTAGCGCGTTTAAAACTATTAGAATTATAACTTTCATTCAAACTTGTATCATCTTTAACTACTCGTTCATTATTGATATTGAGTGCTTTAAAGTCTTTTGTCACCGAACGATGGCCAAATGTACGTGAATATTTCTTTCGTCTACTCCAAATACTGATGTTACATGTTTCCTGAAGCATTGTACTTGTAATTGATTCACACAAAACGTTTGGACTTTcattatgattgagtttaagAACAGCTTCTCTAATTATACTATTCTTTTTTGGCTGATCGATAATTTTATCACTTTTTGATGGTTTAAAGTTCGTCGTTGGTTTGACACCCCGTGGACTGATGTAACTTGGTGTTGGTCGATTTGGCATTGATTTTCTCCTGAATAGATAATTTGTGTTTTGGGCTTTATCACGGGCGATTGAACGGAAAGGGTTTGAAGACTTGGATTCCTCCATACTTCCAGTGCTGCTCCTGCTCCTGCTAaagaccaatttttttttcgtgttaaTATTATTTGTGTCTCATTCTCATAATGTGAAATCAATATTTAAGCGTTAGATGCTAGGCAATATGGAAATATTGTCAACAAGAGTGGGGAAACGTTGTTATTTGTATTGTTGCAAAGCATTCACAGAAAAAGTTAATCTCtgaaattcatattttctgttaaatatTCGTAAAGTAGGTTGGAGGTCCTAATTCCCTGACCTAATAGGATTAACGATACGAAATGACAATTAGGCATTACTGCAGTCGCCCTGAATTCCGTTTCTTCGTAATTGTCTGGAAATAAACATGAGAAAATTTCTACACAAACCCCTTGTATTTACTGTAAGATTTTTCTTGACAATTACTGCTCTAGAGAAGTTACAGCCTCACGGGCCAGACCCTCTTAATTGCAGTATTGCCCCCTGTGGTCCCAAAGACCCCAATAAAAATTGCCGGCCCATATATCCCTTAAAGTCTCGGCTCCCATCGCTACCTCCTACGGTTTCAAAAGGTCAAGAAATTAGCTCCTTAGGACTGAAATATttctacaattattttttaaaatattccccctATATTTGAGCTATTTATTATGTCGTTCGGTGTTTATGTAAGAATTTGCATCTTCAAACTTCAATTTAcggattaataatttaatatccgACGAAATgcatatttcttttaatcatcCAGCAAGTGGCCTATTCCTCTCCCTAATGAACAATTTGCCCTTCTTGCTTCTTGCTAACAGTAATTTAGGGTTTCGTATACATAACCAGCCTCGGATGACTCATCGTTTTCGACACAAGGTCATCCAGAATGTATGCCTTGAGTCAAGGGAAACGTGGAATTTTGAGGGAGGCATCTTTCATTACAATATTAAAGAATTAGAAATTTTCCTTGCGAATGTTTAAACTAATTCAGGAAACGTAGATGTGGATGACGGTtgagaaatatgaaaaatagtaACTCACTGTGAACAACTTGTTGACAATCGatcaatttcaagtttttctaGGCTGGCAGGCAGCACCTCGTCTGCCATAATCCTGATCCTTTTGCTCTTGATTCTCAGTGGAAACATGACATGATGATGTTACAATGTTGACAAACAAAGGTTGACAGTTGAATGTTGGAGATTCCAAAACTTGTGCTTCGTACAGGTTACGAAACAAAAAAGCAAATTTGTCCAACGAAAAAATGTGAACTTATCAAACTCTGGTGGTTCTTTCAGGACAGTTGAAACTTCGGGCGATGAGAAATTAGAAAAtgatggaataattttaacaCTCGATCATGGATTCTTTATTATCAGTTGTAAGAGTCAGTGTCTTCAGTATTGTACTTTCTCAGTGCAAACGATTTTATTCAGTGATGTCAATTCGGGGCTTGTTCCGCAGTTCCAAAATTTAACACTCTTATTCCAAGGTCAATTAATAATCCgtaaaaaaacaaagtatAAATATAAACAGACAATTGCGCGCAACTGCCATTTTCTCATTATATATTATACTACCACACTGTAGATGTGCGATATATTGCGTTCTACACTCCACCACGAACAATGTGAGTGGGTCCAGATGAGCAACTCAGATGAAAAAAGGGTTTGCAGCCGAGTGAGGTCTCAAATGACTGACCATTTGgcggataaaattcaaaatcagaatatatttcaataaaatatcagtATTTCTTCGATCCGAGCTTGATGACGTCTACTTGACATCTGAAGTGATATTTTTCCAACCTTACATAATTTTAAGGCCAGTTTTTCAGCAACAATTATCAAAAAACGTTTGAGTGACGTACGATATACTGCGCGGTAGCAAAGCTGATTTATTAAAGAAAGTATGGGCTACTTCAGCCTGGGCTGGGTAAAGTCGTAACGAGACCTCTATAATTAGTCATTCGTGCAATCCAGCGGCTTAGACAGATTACAAAATATTTGtaattgattttgaaaataaaaaggcaATGAAATATGAGCAAAACTTCCGGGAAGGGGGGAGAGGCATTAGAAGATAACCATTGACCACCAAATTACCTGTTTCATGTTCGTATTGAAATCTACGGTTATAAGGGGAAGGGGATTACTCATAGGCCAGGAAACCGGCGTTTGGGAACAATCAGATGTTGTAAAATGACCGACGTAATCCCTTCGTCTCCAAAGGCTTGACGCCCCACGCCCCTCCTCCGACGCCAATAACAAGTGATTGCCTGCGTATCCTTGCTGGAGGTAAACGAAGACCTGTCAGTCAAATATTAACTGCTGCCGAATCCAGACCGAGACAGTTTGAATTTAGCTTCTCTCAGTTGAACAGTACTTTGAGTGACCAGGGAACATACCGTGAAAACTAGTTGTCGGCTTCCAACTGCACTTTATTTGGCATTTACAGTCAAATTATTACAAATTTGACAACTCTCTCCATCCGAAGGAGTAGAGGATCAGTCGTGGTTCCAAATTCAATTGGTGGATCGAACCAACATGTTCATCTGACGACGCCAGCATTGGGCCTAACACATGTGATACTGAGTATTCTCAGAGCTGTTGTGAACTGCcctgagaattttttgattctATACCCAAAGAGTTTGTATGTCCCAAGGTCTCAATTCGCGAGAATATTTCAACTGAATTGGGTAAAACTATGAAAGTTATCTCGTACAGAATTTGAATGGCTGTGAAGTAAAGTCAGTGGGAAATATAGGTGGCCTAGGGACCCT
Coding sequences within it:
- the LOC135162808 gene encoding uncharacterized protein LOC135162808 isoform X1, translated to MFPLRIKSKRIRIMADEVLPASLEKLEIDRLSTSCSHRSRSSTGSMEESKSSNPFRSIARDKAQNTNYLFRRKSMPNRPTPSYISPRGVKPTTNFKPSKSDKIIDQPKKNSIIREAVLKLNHNESPNVLCESITSTMLQETCNISIWSRRKKYSRTFGHRSVTKDFKALNINNERVVKDDTSLNESYNSNSFKRARSNTMPSLRSASGGGSNNSNEPTSSTSGQSTSPNTCSVQARISPPCDVTIDELASYFEEFVHIPKKMSHMAEMMYI
- the LOC135162808 gene encoding uncharacterized protein LOC135162808 isoform X2 encodes the protein MFPLRIKSKRIRIMADEVLPASLEKLEIDRLSTSCSQSRSSTGSMEESKSSNPFRSIARDKAQNTNYLFRRKSMPNRPTPSYISPRGVKPTTNFKPSKSDKIIDQPKKNSIIREAVLKLNHNESPNVLCESITSTMLQETCNISIWSRRKKYSRTFGHRSVTKDFKALNINNERVVKDDTSLNESYNSNSFKRARSNTMPSLRSASGGGSNNSNEPTSSTSGQSTSPNTCSVQARISPPCDVTIDELASYFEEFVHIPKKMSHMAEMMYI